The sequence CATGGGAGGTAGGTCATGAGGTAGGAGATGAATCGTCTGTCATTTGGGGGGGGGTCTCTTCATAGAGATATTTTACATTATGCCTTCTACTTCTGTTATAAGAAATTCTACTAtattttggttttcaaaaatcagatgacctcaatttttttttcatgctgatataaaatttaaattcaattgtttgcaacttttttctttttttcccttcccTTTTTAGATGACAGCTTTGAAGTCTGCCAACAAGGAGTTGAAGGGAATGATGAAAACTGTGAAGATCCAAGACATTGATGTATGTATtccctttccttttctcttataGCTTCTATCTAATCTAATATCAAAATTTTTACGTCTTAACTGTTGATCCATGCTATGCGTAGAACTTGCAAGATGAGATGATGGACCTCATGGATGTAAGTAATGAAATCCAAGAGACTTTGGGTAGAAGCTATAATGTGCCTGATGACATTGATGAGGATGACCTTATGGGTGGTTAGTAATCTTGAGATATTTGTTGGAAACCATTTTCAAAAACTCCTAGTTAACATGGCTCCACAGTTGGCTAGGGTAGTGGGATTTTGTGGCTGTGAtggaaattgtttttatttttctttggttgTTGTCATGAAGTGTGGTTTGAATTAcctgtttctttattttttggttttggtaAAACAGAACTTGATGCATTGGAATTAGACATGGGAAATGAGACTGAAGCTGATGGGGTCCCATCCTACCTCCAACCTGATAAAGAACCTGATTTGGATGCAGAACTTAACTTACCTCCAGCTCCAACAGGACAAACAGCTGTGCCACCTGGCAGATCCAATGCGCAGGTATAATGTTTTGCTCCTTGTATATTCTGCTGCACTTTTGTAGTTGTTAACTGTACTTAAAATGAGGGGGTTGGTTTGGAGGGGGGACTTAGTCAAGTCTCATTGTGAAAAACTTGGTGTTAAAACAGGTTACTTTTGTCTTTTGTTAGAATATTATTTGGCTGCAGGTTGGTCATGGGATATATGTTGGCTATGGGTAGACAGTAGACACATTGTTTCTCTTGCGAAGTGATTACTTATATAATGCTGGAAAATGGTTGTTATTCAATGCAATATTTGCTTTAGGATGTCTAGACGGAAAGAtagtttctttatataaaattgattgtGGCACAATCTTGGTAAATTATTGGCCAAAACTGTCCAAGATAATTGAATCTGATTTTGCTGtagatttgaattttgaaggtTCATATACAAATGCAGGAATTAGAATATTGAAAATTAGCATAGCAGGGTTGCTAGAAATTGAAGCCGTTGACCTCAAGCACTTAAACTGGCTGTAGTTGAATTGAATCAATAAGTGGAAAGTAGTATGGTAGTTTCAATGCATCATCCACTGATTTCTTCATTATAGGGATAAGGGAAAGCCCATACTTAGTACCATTTTTTGCGACAACTGTATTGGATGGTAAATTTAGGGATATTGAGGTCCATTCTTATGTATGATGATGTAACTTGTAGGATATGCCTCAATCACTGCTTAGGCATTCCTATGTTCATCCTTATTTTTGTCAACCTTTCATCTGGTTAACAGCTTACTGTTCAATACAAGAATCTGAACTATGAATAAATTACTCTATTTTCTgcgtttttgttttaaatgttaTGTACCTTTCATTCctgattgattactttgatgCTGACAGACTGAGGATGAGCTGGGTTTACCTGCTGTCCCTCAGGCATCCATACGCGGTTAAAGAATGCTTTCTATATCTTGGCGTAGCTAGTGCAGTCACGAGCATGCCCTTGTAAAGATGTGCAGATCTGGAGAACATTGATTGATACAGTGATTTAATTGGTCTGGTGTTGACATTATAGACTTAGTGCCGTTTGTTTTCCCTTGTAATAAACCATGTGGAAGCATCTTTGTTATTTGTATGAAGCTTATGGcgcggaaaaaaaaaagggaaaaatatcaCTGGAGTTTGTCAAAAGCTTGAAACCTGCAAGTTACgtttaaatgaaatttatatatacacatttGTTATCCAAACTGTCTCCAGTGATGATTTAGTagatttcttaatttatttgatattaaaCTAAACCCATGAATGTGATAAATCATCGTAAAATTGTATGTGGGTAACTTTTGATCCTAAAATATGATTGTTTCCATTTTAATAGAACAGATAAAGGGCAATTGAGTCAAGTGGGCTTAAACTTTTGTCCGAGAGATGCTaccttttatttttggattattactttctttttcatctcatacctttttttctttttatttttctcctttccACAAAATCAGATAACACATAACacatttataaatttgtttctcttaattttgtatttcttaTTTCCACTACCTCATCCATTTGGATTTTATAATTGGTTGGGATATCTGAAAGGAAATTATTAGTTGAAAATGTGATTACATTACTGAACAAAGGAACTTCAGTACGTCTtgagcagtttttttttttaatattttggctaGTTATGCAGCCATCATTTAGGTGCTTTatgcttttaaattttgaatcttttgggGATGAAAATCGTTCATGGATTTTGGTTTATACAGGTTGGCTGCGAAGATGACCTCACACAATCAgaataaaaaaagttcaaattaaAGTTTGGCTAATGATGCAACCATATTTTAAGTGCAACTTCAGTAAACGCCAaaggaatttcaaagagaatttgtatttatattttacagATAATAATTTTGGACTGTGCTTAAACTAAAAACTTTTGCTTCCTGGTATTAAATTCATCAACTAGAGTTGAATGTTAGGGAAAgtgaattatttttcataagtgaATCAACAATTTGACgagtataaaattataatactcaCACGCAGTCTATAATGTCCAATCAAAATATTGCCAAATAGTGgaatcaaaaaatttattttgaatgctTCAAATTGTAATCAGCACTAGATCTAAAAAAATCGTAACCCGCAATCCCGTACACGCAATGTtggtatttttaaatacaagtatATACGGTCAACTTGTACAAGTCGTTAGTGatcatcaatttaaataatgctGTGTAGTCTCAAATTTTGGCTGCTCTAGTGTAATTACTCTTCCAATTTTCTCAGTTGATAAGACTTCAGAACTATTGACTACAAAGTTGTCACATCCACGTATAAAGAGAGAGCAAGAGAGAATTTAGCTTTGCACAAAGTCCTTGTCATGTCCATACCATAGGAAACTTCTCGCAGAACCAGAAGCCAGCAACAaattaaatacattaaattCAAAGGGGGTTAACATATGACATACGAAAAAGACATGTACAAACGTTGACCCCCCCAAAAAATTATGATGCTATTTCCTACCTCATCAAATTTTGTTAAACCTCGTAAATCACCAAATTAAGGATCACATTAAGCAATTCCACCCCACAAATTGATCCCATCCAATTCCAATTCTCCATCAAAGATGAACAACAGCACCAGCAACAAGGAAGATAATGGCTTTGATCCAAGTGAGTTTACATATGGTGTAGCTTTTGTAATTGGCTTGGTCTTCTTACTTGTCACCATAGCTTTTGCATGTGTGCGTCTTCGCATGGCTCGTGGTCCTAACATGCTAAACATTTTGGCTGGTATTCCACCATCTCGCCAAGCACGATCAGAAGAAGATTCAGCTGAACAGGGGCTTCATCACATTGACACAAGTTTTGAGAGCTATCCGAAGTTGCTTTACTCTCAAGTAGAGAAGGGTTCAAGTAGTTCAAGTGTTGTTTCTTCTAGCTGCTCCATATGCTTAGGTGACTACAAAGAAAGTGACACGTTGAGGTTGCTTCCTCACTGTGACCATCTTTTCCACCTTGCTTGCGTTGATCCTTGGCTTAGGTTGCATTCAACTTGTCCCATATGTAGAAAATCATCTATTCAAGCTTCACATAGTGACTCCAATATTTAGTGTTGGGGATCACATCTCTCGTTgttgtagaagatttgttaatCAGTATATATAAGGTTACAACTTAGCTAGGAAGATTAATTAaccatattttgtatttttcttaccTCTTGTGGATACATGATCGATCAATTGTTCTGCTGAATTGCACATAACCTGTTGCTAGCTACTCTGATGTCTCATGATAGTGCGCACACTGTTTTGCCCACTTTACTCCATTTGAATGGTTTCGTGTAGATAGTAATAactacaacttattttttttttgtccccgtattctctgtttttttatttattttaaattttgttgtcttactcttttttttttcttttcattttaatgttaACATCTAGATTATTCGATAGTGTCATGATGAtgttttaactatttaaaataaattaacaatgctTGTTAAATAGATttaagtaactttttttttaaatcacatctattatttttcaaaagacaATCATATTCGAGTTGGATAATCTTTCAAGTATTTAACACAACAATTACATACTCaagactcaaatttaaaactTCTACTTAAACTGAAATCATTTCACATTAGTTGATTCACGTGATTAATAATAAATAGCAAGTAATTCAAATaaggaatttaattaaaattcaccaataatataattttttatttgtgaaaaagCTTTTCCTTAGAAAATTAAACACAACTGCATATGATTTCATCCTATCAAAAGTTTCACATTGATTAGATATTGAGGCCAAATGcaaatttttaaacattttcctCTCTTAAACCTGTGCACCTTTAAATGATAAAGCCACGATAACCTACAAGAGTTAAAATAGTGTTGTGAGCCTAGTAATCTAGTGGACTTAAGCAGAACAATTATCATATAAATGATATAGTTTATTTGAGTGTGAGAGGAACACTAAGAAAGACCCAATAATTAATGGGGATTGAGTCTAACAGATGGGACTAGTATCTCAcacataaagaattaaaatttgaatttctgctATAGAAATGTTCTCATGTAATGTTGGacagtaaatatttttacaaagacccaataaaattaaaacgaaGATTAAATATATAGTTTTGAAATTGAGATATCATTTTAAACCAATCACCACGCGGGAAAGGGGAAAAAAGTGTAAATGCTTAAATGGCGTGGCCAAACTAAGTACTTTCCATGAAGATTGCCATTGAAACTCATTcgcaataaatatgaaaaagaaaaacatcaatacacaaatgaaaacaaaagaagattcatattatttatatgaaatACGGTAGTAGATCGATGTCACGATCGATCATAAGAAGATATATCATCAAGAACGTTCAACTTATTATATAACGGTACGGTACGCAGCTACTGCAAACAAAAGATATGATAAATGTTGGGGTACATGCCAAAATAGACTTCCCAAAAAAACATGAGAAAATTAAAAGGATGTTCAAGGTCACTCCGTAATAGGATTTCCATTACGGAAATTAAGCATTAACAaaatcatacatacatatatgcataaatatattaatCCATATTGCACGTACACACTCCTGAGCCTCACATAAACCATATTCTCATATGTGATGAATAGTTCAGAGGAGACTGTGTTATTGCTTGTGAGCTTTATTGTTCTAACCCTTATAGTTACACTCACAGCTTATGTGTGCTCTAATAACATTCCACGCACTATTCCATCTGTGCCTGGTGGTGCCACACACTCCAACAACAACCACACCACAATCACTGTGGAGCCACCTGAGCCACGCTTAGATCACACTAGTGTCAGAAGCTATCCTAGTCTCCAATTCTCCAAGGCCAAATTGTGTAGTAGCAATAGTAATAGTAGCTCTTCAAGTTGTTCCATATGCTTGATGGATTACAAAGAGTGTGATTCCTTGAGAGTGCTTCCTGCTTGTGCTCACTTCTTCCATGTCAAGTGTGTTGATCCTTGGTTGAGAATCAATTTGACATGCCCGGTTTGTAGGACCCCAATAGCCCTCCCAGATATATGtaaaaatttgtaatgattAATGAGGAAATGTTTCGTATTTAATTGACTCTGTAATATAGGACGCTTGAATGTTGAGTATTGATTTTCTACGATATAAATAATTGAAGGGAAAGAAACTAAGGGAGTATAGATCAACTGATTAAGCAGGGTGCATAAGTTGTTGTAAATTCATGATATCTGTCTTCCGTtactacaaataataaaaaaaaattgaagggaaAGAAAACTAGAAGATTCTTCTGAGGTGTGGCATTTGAATGTGGTGGTATGGTTTATTTAGTTGACCAAAATTGATGTAATGTTTAAGGATAGTGGTTGTGATGTGCTTGACATGTTAAATTTGATCATGTCCGTTCGTGGTTTTGGCTTTCAGTCAAGGTTTGGAAGGGAAAATTTTACCTTCTCAAACTGCTGCATTGATAATCTTACTTGTATGAAGTACTTTGGGTAATCAAGGTTGATAGTGATACCTGTTTTGTAATCGAGTTGGCGTaacccttttatatatatatatatatatatatatatatatatatatatatatatatatatatatatatattatttactgTTATTTTAATCTTAAACATGTGTTAATGTTATCACTCATTAAGTTAATATTATCATTCAGGTTAtccgtaatttttttaaaaaaatttagacgtAATTTTCATTTTGCAGTTTCAGAAACTTTTTGAATCTCCAAGTCTGAAGTGACTATTTACTCActacatctatatatatataaaattactgTCACAATCTTGGTTCTTACTGAGGGAAACAAGTTCAACTTGACCCATGCTTGCATCTTGTATTTCTACAAAACGATagagaaacatatatatatatatatatatatatatatatatatatatatatatatatatatatatatatatataaacaaagaaGATATGCCTCCATTAAAGGAATCCAAACTCAAGATATTGAAAAGCAAGCAAGAAAATCCAAATATCCCTTACAAAACTACCACATGAAGAGAGTCACAATTGAAAACCAAAACACTATGAAATCAATCTAATTAGCCTAAAATGCACGTACGCTGCATGCATATTGCACTCCCCCTACCCTACATAACCCATAATCCAAAGAAAGCACCAAGCATAGATAAGAGTTGCCCCAGAGATACAGTGAAACTTCTCCCACCTACCAATGCCACTGCATTAGACTTTCCCTCTTGAGTTGAAGATGGTCCAGGAGAGTTCCCACCATTACCTCCTGAAGTGCTTGTAGTAGGAGATGGAGGGCTACTCATGCCACTAGAAGATCCATGGGGTTGAGGAGCAGAAGCATTTGGTGATGATGGGTGTGGAGAGATTGTGATTGGCACTTGAGAAGGTGATGGTGATGGGGTTTTTTCTAAGGAATCTTTATGGACAGAAATCACAATCTTCTGGCCTAGACAACAGTAGTTTGGGATGTTGCATATGAAGAACAACACACCTCTCTCCCTCAGTGGAAGAATTACTGGGCTACTATTGAATATCCTTAGAGGTTCAAGTGAAGTGCAATGCTGGTACTCTTTCTGTGATACCTGAATTAGGTTGTAGAATTTGTCATCGAACTTGAATTCTGTGTTAACATATCAAAATTCATGAGAACTTCCATACATATATGTGATAAATTTAGCAATAACAAGTAGTGTACATATATACAAGCAATAACAATGATTGAGGAGAAACAGctaaacaattaataataaaatcgaTTACAAATCCTTTATTCTGTATAGTGTGTTGTACATTTCAAAAGATCTAAATCCATGCGTTCTAGCccaaattaaattgttaatatcAAATGTACCTTTTTATgaagataaagataattttgaaagtacctgtttgttgtcatcatttatcaaaaataaaatgcacATTTTTATAAAGATGTCGAATATATCATATATGCCTATCAAGATAATGATATTCCTCACATTGCAAGCAGTCAAGTGGCATACATAAAGCTAGaaagaatgtaattttttaaataacctgCTTAATGAAGCTAGAATATAATGTACGaagattcaaaacatacaacaGTTTTAGAAGTGATCTTTTATAGCCATGGGAAACAAATTTGAGATCTTATTATGGAAGGAAGGAATTGAACTATCCTATTATGTTCCTATCTAGCAATAGAATAAATATATCAAAGCAAAAATAAGACATAATCCTCCAAAATAGTATATAAGAGCATTTCTCATTAGGCTTATACCTACAGAATCGCCTACTCTTATGAAATGGGAATGTGACCAATTATTGTAGTATGTTGGATATGGTGGAATAATCCAGCCTGCTGAATCTCCCACTGTGAATGTTGTAGCAGAACAGTGACATAAGAAGGCTAAAAAAAATGCGGAAAATGAGAGAACAAAGGGGTTTTGATGCTGCAACATGTTGAGCTTTTGAGTGAAGAAGGAAAAAGGGCAGACTAAAAATTGAGGAGCAGGAGAAAGAGAGATGTTTAAAATGGTTTGCATGCAAATTAAACCATCCAGAGATGTAACTGTACATTTAAGGTGAGAGgggaatattaatattaatatttattgatggtTTTACGTTAAACGTTATAGAGAGAATGAGACTGAATTGCATTTGTTGAATTGATGTCTTTTGACTATTTTAAAACGggttatgaatttatttatggAGATTACTACACTAGAACCAGGTAACGAGTGTTGGAAACTTTCTGTTACAGTTTTTAATTCGATAACTGGAATTCAACATGCAACTGTTTCAATgcctaattaataaaaaaagcaaaggTTCTCAGcaatcttatttttcttaagatCCTATGTTGCTGCATAATGCTCATACTCTTATTTAGCTTCTTGGTGATGATATGTTATGTAATTTTCTTGTTTCTCATATATATTGGTTTTGCGTGCATCTATCCATACAAAAGAAAGATAAGAGAGCAAAATAAAATTGAGCAAATTACATTTGACACTCGGTTTTTTATGATTGCACATAATATCACTGTCTTTTTAACGTTTATAGTAACTCTCCTGAGAGTTATACGATATTGTGTTTTTTAGGTAAGAGGGAGTGTCATTGTGTCCGTGTAATGCATTTCAAACATAAGAGGGGTTAATGTAAGGGTTAAAAATACAGTAATACTGTTTACAATCTCAAAAATCACATAGAATCGGTCTAATTTGctcaattaaatttagttaGGCCACACtacaaaggaaaagaaggatattCCACTGGCTTCTGATTCGAGAAATTGCTCTAGAATATTCATACCTTTCAACAAATAGAATCCTTTTATTAAGGTATAATACTAGATATTCCACTGGCTTCTGATTCAAGAAATTGCTCTAGAATATTCATACCTTTCAACAAATAGAATCCTTTTATTAAGGTATAAAACTAGATACATTGAGAAGGCACACTGAATCTGAAATTCTAAGGACTTTAGATTGGTCCAAGAACTAGCACAAACAGACGATGCAAGTGCCTATCACCAgtagaaaaaattgaaagaatgaTCACTacccaaaaaaagaaagaaaaaatatccaGTCCCACAAATTCAATTACGTACAAACTCTATCACAATGGATAGAACACACTAAGTATAAAACATTAACAACTCTATCACTGTAGGTAGAACACAGAAGTTTTAACTGATATTCTTCATCAGCTAGCAGCAGTAAGGGCACACAATCAAGCCATTCTCATTACACTGAAGGCACTGATTGCTCTCTCCATTTTCCTCCACGACCTTGTGGCTTCCATTACACTTGAAGCACAACACAAACCTTATCCCTCCACATGCATCACAAGGACCATTAGAATAATCCATTGGAACCCCTACTAAGATTTTCCTCAGCTTTCCCTGTTCATGCAAACTCAAAACTTCTTCTGCTCCACCAATGTACCTCCCCTTAACAAAAAGCCTTGGAGGCAGTGATTTCCCCTCCAAACTGCTCCACAACTCATCCTTGAATTCCTTGTGCATTGAAATGTCCCTCTCAAAATACAAAACCTTGAAACTCTGCAGGAGGAAGCGAATTTTGTTGCAGTCCTCGAATGTCTTCCGGATTCCCCTAAGCGTCGTGGTGTAGAAAATAACTGTGCCATCGCCCCCGGGTGGACACTTCTCTTCAAAGAACATCAAAGGATCAGGGTCAGGGTCAGGGTCAGGGTCATCATCTTCCACTTTCTGTGAAGACTCTTCTTCGACTCTGGCTCTCCTCTGTTCTTCTGTCATTCTAGCATGTTCCTTCACGGCATGCTCGAACGCCGCCAGTAGATTCGGATCGAATAGGCTGCCGGAGTTCAAGTCCGGCCGCCGGAACGATGGAATATCAGTCTCTAACGAAGGGGTTTTTCTGTTGCTGTTACTTGCAGCTTTTGCAGGTGAAGACCATTTTTCCTCCAAAACCCCTCTCTGTTTTGGCTCTGTTTTTGCTCTGTTCCCATTCTGCAAAACACCCTTGTGGTGTTGTTGGGGTTTCTGAGAACATGGACCTATGTTCTCTTTGTTGTCATTGTAATCATCCAAATCcatttcatcatcttcttcttcttcaaggtCTTTCATCAGCTCTGCCAAGTCGATGACCTCGGGTTCATCCTGCATTTTCTCGCACCTCTGAACAACTTTCTCGGGCTTGTTTTCTCGGGAAACAAACGGGGAATGCAGATTGAAACTCGGAATCTTTGGGAGAAAATCGACGTACCCATCTGAGGCCTTAAGCTGGAGAATTCGCTCTTGCTTCAGGATTGGTTTGATGGATTTGAGCTTCTTCAGGAATTTTCCTTTCAcccccttcattttttttttggtgagatTTTCCAACGGAATTATCTGTTAAACAGAGAAGATTGAAATGGGCTTAGGTGTCCGAATTGGGGTTAAAGAGTAATGAGTGTGAAAACAGAGAGTATCAATGATTTTCTTCGTCTTGGATTCTACGGACAGAGtaagagagagagtgtgtgagcTGTGATGTGACAGAGTTCCAACGGCTAGAAATTTTGCTGAATGCattttaaaatccaaaaatgtTTCGAAAAAAGTCTCGCCCATGAATGCGTGCCACGTGTTCAGCCAGATGgagataagtattttttaaatcaataatactaatactaataataaattgaGAAAGAACATATTATAGTGATTAGTGAGACTGTcaagtttgatttattttgtatttttgttggaAAGAAAAAGTTTATGAACAACGTTCCGGATTTGTGAGGGGCCTACCGTTTCAAGTGCATATGCAATGCATAATTTGCCTTTTCATCTTTTTTAGGTTACTTTTTCcgttttgattttctttagaaCTTTTAAATTTGTCTTTGAGACATTAGCGTTGGAGTTTTAAATTACTGATTGTAAATAttgacaaaattgattttgcttAGGAAATAATATAGTTTGTTGAGGTGTAatatatagtaattaaaaaagaaatattaaataaaaatttaattattaagaaaGTTAACTAAACAAATTATAGATATGAAAATtcagttaaaaatataattaaagaattacttcattttgttattagggttgatcatttgatattattctttttcaacttcttatattatatttttcaaacgTTTGATACTAGGACAGTTTCCAATACACGCTATTGTTTAtgtttagtttattattttaaaaaagttaaaatatatttcatgcaTTTGTAAGTATGACTCCATCTGcttttagtttttgtattatttttttcacttttagatTCTTGACattttcttaatgtttttttagtaaattagcATTTTAGTCATTAAAATTGTGTCACATTATCATAatagttattaaaattaaaaaatatcaaataatttacatTGAAATTTGTTAGCCATGTTAGTTCTCCTTGCTAGTTCCCTTACGTTTTGTTTGGAAGTGAAAATTTAGAGTagatgaacaaaaataaaattgtgattgGACGTTTAGGGTGGGTTGGGAAAAATATTGAGTTTAATGTAACCTACATTTTTTTCCAATCCAGTAATATAATTACTTctccattttaaaaaaacttttcattTGTCATTTTATAATATGTAAACTAACGTTTGGAATTACGCAAACAGTGAATCAAATATACACTTAGTTGAGACAATTAAAGGTAAAAATAAGTTGTATATGTGTGGGTCCCACAAAGCAGCATTTTTCTCCCAAGTAAAAGAGTTGGAAATGTGACTACCAATTAATTTCTTTGTtgttcaagattttttttacagtCTTTAGTTGCAATGACGAAAACACCACTATGACAGTAATTTTCAATGATTGATAATGCTTGCTTGCAAGGGTACAAGAGTACTTTTTTATAGGTTTGTTAAATTCTCTCTTGTTTTATTCAAACCAAAcaactttatcatttttttactctatttctcttttttaaaattatttctcttttattttattttattctatttatctTAATCATCATAACTAAACAGATCATGAAAGACTATAATAATAACTAGATTATGAAGTCTGTACTTTGCATGGTTATTAATAAAagc comes from Glycine soja cultivar W05 chromosome 20, ASM419377v2, whole genome shotgun sequence and encodes:
- the LOC114402954 gene encoding RING-H2 finger protein ATL70-like, producing MNNSTSNKEDNGFDPSEFTYGVAFVIGLVFLLVTIAFACVRLRMARGPNMLNILAGIPPSRQARSEEDSAEQGLHHIDTSFESYPKLLYSQVEKGSSSSSVVSSSCSICLGDYKESDTLRLLPHCDHLFHLACVDPWLRLHSTCPICRKSSIQASHSDSNI
- the LOC114402168 gene encoding cucumber peeling cupredoxin-like, whose translation is MLQHQNPFVLSFSAFFLAFLCHCSATTFTVGDSAGWIIPPYPTYYNNWSHSHFIRVGDSVEFKFDDKFYNLIQVSQKEYQHCTSLEPLRIFNSSPVILPLRERGVLFFICNIPNYCCLGQKIVISVHKDSLEKTPSPSPSQVPITISPHPSSPNASAPQPHGSSSGMSSPPSPTTSTSGGNGGNSPGPSSTQEGKSNAVALVGGRSFTVSLGQLLSMLGAFFGLWVM
- the LOC114403644 gene encoding vacuolar protein sorting-associated protein 60.2-like; this encodes MKRVFGVKKNKDPPPSIQDASERITKRGDTVDDKIKKLDAELSRYKEQIKKTRPGPAQEAVKARAMRVLKQKRMYEGQRDMLYNQTFNLDQVQFAAEGIKDAQQTMTALKSANKELKGMMKTVKIQDIDNLQDEMMDLMDVSNEIQETLGRSYNVPDDIDEDDLMGELDALELDMGNETEADGVPSYLQPDKEPDLDAELNLPPAPTGQTAVPPGRSNAQTEDELGLPAVPQASIRG
- the LOC114402641 gene encoding uncharacterized protein At5g39865-like; its protein translation is MKGVKGKFLKKLKSIKPILKQERILQLKASDGYVDFLPKIPSFNLHSPFVSRENKPEKVVQRCEKMQDEPEVIDLAELMKDLEEEEDDEMDLDDYNDNKENIGPCSQKPQQHHKGVLQNGNRAKTEPKQRGVLEEKWSSPAKAASNSNRKTPSLETDIPSFRRPDLNSGSLFDPNLLAAFEHAVKEHARMTEEQRRARVEEESSQKVEDDDPDPDPDPDPLMFFEEKCPPGGDGTVIFYTTTLRGIRKTFEDCNKIRFLLQSFKVLYFERDISMHKEFKDELWSSLEGKSLPPRLFVKGRYIGGAEEVLSLHEQGKLRKILVGVPMDYSNGPCDACGGIRFVLCFKCNGSHKVVEENGESNQCLQCNENGLIVCPYCC
- the LOC114402167 gene encoding RING-H2 finger protein ATL70-like, with the protein product MNSSEETVLLLVSFIVLTLIVTLTAYVCSNNIPRTIPSVPGGATHSNNNHTTITVEPPEPRLDHTSVRSYPSLQFSKAKLCSSNSNSSSSSCSICLMDYKECDSLRVLPACAHFFHVKCVDPWLRINLTCPVCRTPIALPDICKNL